The segment TTTCTTGGGCCTACTTTTTTTTACTGATTGTACTTGCATATCTTTTGGTAAACATCCTTTTTGGATTGCTGTATGTAAGTATCGGCATTGAGCAAATAACCTCGCCAAAAGAATCTTTTCTTGAAAATTTTTTAAACGGATTCTTCTTTAGCGCTCAAACCTTAACTACAGTAGGTTATGGTGGCATTGCGCCCAGCGGCATTGCGGCCAACTTTATTGCTGTTTTTGAAGCCATGATTGGTTTGTTAAGTTTTTCATTTATAACAGGGTTATTGTATGGTCGTTTTTCAAAACCAAAAGCAAATATTAAGTTTAGTGATAACATTATTTTACGCGATTTTAAAAAAGAACGTGCCTTGATGTTTCGTTTAATGAATCGTAGAAAAACAGTAATGATTGAGCCAGAAATTAAGGTGACTTTAGCGGTTACAGAGAAAGATGTAAAAGGCAATTTTATACGTAATTTTTACACCCTAAAATTAGAGCGAGACAAGATTATGTATTTGCCAACAGTTTGGACAGTGGTGCATCAAATTGATGAGAAAAGCCCATTGTTTAAATATTCTAACGAAGAAATAGCCCAATTAGACGCGTTCTTGTCTGTTTTGGTGAGTTATCATGAAGAATCTTTTGCTCAGAAAGTATATCAGATATATTCGTATGATTTTGATGATCTTACGGTAGATGTAAAATATGTGCCTTCTTATGGTTTTGATGCAGAAGGGTATACCGTCTTAAATCACGAAAAATTAAGTGAAGTAGAAAAAATGTAAGGCAGCTTACACTTCAGATAAAATACGAATTGCCATAAAAATAATGACAATTAATCCGCCGTAAATAATTACTTTTTTTCCAGCGCCTTTATAATAACGCTCATGGTTTTTAAGATCCTTTCTATAGCTCCAAATCATTAAAGCTAAAAAAGCAATGATAAAAAAAATCATAAAAATAATTCTTCCAGTGGTAAAATAAGCACTTAAAAACATAATTTAGGTTCTTTGTAAGTTGTGAATTAATAAAAAAAAACACCTTAAAGCGGCGCTTTTAGGTTCCATTAAAATTGTTATTCCCGTGAAAAAAGGAACCGCAATAAAAGATTTTTGATTTTCGAACTTTTACAAGGCAATAATCAGCAATCTTT is part of the Polaribacter sp. SA4-10 genome and harbors:
- a CDS encoding ion channel, which produces MAIKIKDPGFGYNSKQNAKDIINDDGSSNVIHVNRKKNINDLYSYFIDISWAYFFLLIVLAYLLVNILFGLLYVSIGIEQITSPKESFLENFLNGFFFSAQTLTTVGYGGIAPSGIAANFIAVFEAMIGLLSFSFITGLLYGRFSKPKANIKFSDNIILRDFKKERALMFRLMNRRKTVMIEPEIKVTLAVTEKDVKGNFIRNFYTLKLERDKIMYLPTVWTVVHQIDEKSPLFKYSNEEIAQLDAFLSVLVSYHEESFAQKVYQIYSYDFDDLTVDVKYVPSYGFDAEGYTVLNHEKLSEVEKM